GTCCGGGCGGACCCTGCCCCTGGGCGTCCAGGTGGTGGGCCGGCGGTGGAAGGACGAGGCCCTGCTGTCCGTGGCCGAGGCCCTGACCGAGGTGGCCGGTCCCTTCCGGCGCCCACCGGGCGTGTAGCGGCGGGCTCCGGGAGGAGGGGAGACCCGGGCTACTCGCCCGGGACCACCGGGTTGAGCTCCTTGGCCACCAGGTTGCCCAGCACGGCGTCCTTGGGCACGTAGCCGTCGGCGCCGGCCTCGCGGCAGATGCGCTGCAGCTCCTCCACGTTCTCCCCGGAGCACAGCAGCACCTTGATGCCCTTGAAGAGGCTGTTGCTCTTGATGAACCGGCAGAACTGCTCGCCGTTCACGTTGGGCATCCGCACGTCCAGCAGCACCAGGTCCGGACGCGTCTGCTTCTTGAGGATGATCTTCGTCGCCTTGTCCGCGGAGTCGGCGATGTGCACCTCGAAGCCCTTGGTCACCAGGTCCGCCTCGATGATGCGGGCCGTCATCTCGCTGTCGTCGACGATGAGGATGCGCGGCTTGCGCCCACCCGCCGCCGTCATCTTCGCCGCCGAGGGGAAGCCTCCCGACACCGCGGGCGCGGTGGGAGCGGGAGCGGCCTCGGGAGCGGCGGCCACGGGCGGAGCTTGATGTGCCACGGGCGCCGGAGACATCGCGGGCGCGGGAGCCATCGTGGGCGCACGCACGGGAGTCGGGGCGGGCGCTCCGGCGGGCCGCGCCGTGGGGACGGCGGTGCCTGGAGCGGCACCGGGGACCGGAGTCGTGGGCCTCGTCTGCCCGGGGGCCGCGGGGGCCGCTCCGGGAGCACGCGGCGCCATGGTCGGATGGGCCGGGGTGGCGGCTCCGCCTACGGCGGTGGCGGGACGAGGCGGCGTCACCTGTCCCGCGACGGGGGCGCGCGGCGCGGTGGGCGTCAGGCTCGGGCCGCCCGCCACCGGGACTCCGGGGCGAGGCGCCGCCGCCTGTCCTGGCAGGGGCGCGCGAGGTGCCGCGGGCGCACCCGTCCCAGGCACCGGAGCCGCCGGACGGGGAGCGCCCGGCTGCCCTGCCACGGGTGCACGGGGCGCCGCGACCTGTCCCGGAGGCGCGGCCACGGCACGTGGCGGCGCCGCGACTCCCCCGGGAGCCGCTCCGGGCGGAGCGACGGGCCGCGCCGCGACGGCACCGGGCGGCCGGGCCACGGGAGCGCCCGGGGCTGGACGCGCGGCCGTGGGGGAAGCAGCCGGCCGGGGGGCGGCCACGCCGGGTGCCGCGCCAGGACGAGGGGCGGCGGTGGGCGGTGGCGGCGGACCCAGGATGCGCATGATCCCGCCGATGACCGCCTCGAGCCCCCCTCCCTTGAGGATGTAGGCGTCCGCGCCCGACTGGCGGGTCTTCGCCGCCAGCTCCTCCTCGGAGATGTCCGAGTAGAGCACCAGCTTGGACGTCACCTTCTTCTGGGTGCGGAGGTACTCGACGACGTCGTCGCCGAACATCTCCGGCATGTTCACGTCCATGAGGATGAGCGCGAACGGTCCCTCGGAGAGCTTCACCTCCAGGCTCGCCAGGTCGGTCGCCCCGGTGGCGTGGTAGCCCGCGGCCGACAGCGCCCTGACCGTGAGTTCCACCAGCATTGGGCTATCATCGATGACCAGTACGCGAGACATCTTCCTCCCCTGGAATACGGCAGTCACCCTACACCGTTGAGCCGGTCCGGACCATGTGATTCGGTCCAGGCTTGACCCACTTCGCTTGCCTCCGGATACTTTGTCGCCTTGACCAACACTCCCCTCCAACGTGCGCTTCGGATGGCTCCCGACCGGGCCATCGCGGCTCAAGCCCGGCCCGAACAGGAATTTTTCTGTTTCCGGGTGGCTGATCTCCGCCTCGCCGTTCCCAGTGAGAACGTGCTCGAGGTCATCCGTACCGGACTGCTCACCCCCTTGCCCCGGACTCCCTCCTTCCTCCTGGGGGTCACGGGCCATCGCGGCGAGGTCATGCCCGTGATGGATCTGCTGCGCTTCCTCGGCAAGGGCGAGGCCCGGGTCGGACCGAGGACCCGGCTGTTCATCGGCACCAGCGGCAACTATCGGGTCGGTGTGGTGGCCGACGCGGTGCTCGGACTGCGGCGCATCCCCGTGGCCGACATCCTGCCGCCTCCCCTCGGTGGCGACGCGGCGGCCGAGCACCTCATCGGCGTGGCCGAGGGCCTGGTGCCCAACGAGACCGTCGCCCTGCTCCACTTCACCAAGCTGCTGCAGAGCGCAAGGCAGCGCGCGGTGCTGCGATGATCTCCGAGGTCTTCGCTCCCTCCGAGGAGGAGGTGGACATCCTCTTCTTCGAGGTGGGCGACATCGTCTACGGCACGGATGCCTCGCAGGTGCTGCGCATCGAACGATCGCTCGCGGAGGATCTCTGCCTGCCGGAACTCGGCCCCCTGAAGCGCGGCCATCGCGCGCTCGTGTTCGACGCACCCGAGGGAGAGGGCCACCTCAAGGTGGACGCCATCCGCGGGGTGCGTCCCGTCCCCATCCATCACCTGCGCCGGCTGCCCCCGGTGGTTGGCGCGGCGCCCTACGCGGTGGGGGTTTTCCTCGATGACGCGCGTCCCGTGATGCTCATCGATCTTCTCGAAACCTTGATGTTCAAGGAAGGCACTGAAGGCAATGTCGCTCGCTGATTCGAAGAACGATTTCTCCGCCACGGACGGGGCCGCCCGCTCGAAGAAGGCGGGCTCCCTCAAGCCCATCACCGACACGGTGATCGCCGTCCTCGCGGGCAACCTCGAGGCGCGCGTGCACAAGAACGCGCTGGATGAGGACGCCGCGGATCTGGCCAACCTCTTCAACCAGCTCCTCGAGCGCTTCGCCGTCTCCGAGCACCGCAAGCAGGTGGCGGCGCAGGAGATCGATCAGGCCGTCGACGCGCTCATCTCGCTGGGCCGTGATGGCGACCTCGCCCGGTGGAACACCACCACCGAGGACGCCCAGCTCGCGCCCCTGCTCGAGGGCTTCGGCAAGGTGATCGAGACCTTGCGCACCTTCGTGCGGGAGATCAACGAGGCGGCGCTGCGCCTGTCCTCGTCCTCCAACCAGGTGCTCTCCGCCTCCACCCAGCACGAGACGTCCTCCACCGAGCAGGCCGCCGCCATCCACGAGACCACGGCGACGATGGAGGAGCTCAAGCACGCCTCGGCGCAGATCGCCGAGAACGCCGGCAGCGTGGCGCGCGTGGCCGAGGAGACCCTGGGCGCGGCGCGCGCGGGCCGGGGCGCCATCGGCGAGTTCATCCAGGCCATGCAGCAGATCCGCAGCGACGGCGTCGCCGTGGCCGACTCCATCACCAAGCTGTCCAAGCGCGTGGAGCGCATCGGCACCGTGGTCGAGGTGATCGACGAGATCGCCGACCGCTCGGACCTGCTCGCGCTCAACGCCGCGCTCGAGGGCAGCCGCGCCGGTGAGGCGGGCAAGGGCTTCTCCATCGTGGCCGCGGAAATGCGCCGCCTCGCCGAGAACGTCATGGAGTCCACCAAGGAGATCAAGAACCTGATCACGGAGATCCGCGAGGCCACGGCCGCCGCGGGCACCGCGGCCGAGGCCTCCAAGGAAGCCACCGAGTCGGGTGAGAAGCTCGGCGCCGTGGCGGCGCAGGCCGTCGAGGGCATCCTCGCGGGCGTGCAGGAGACGAGCGACGCGGCACGCGTCATCAACCTCGCCACCCAGCAGCAGCGCACCGCCACCGAGCAGGTGGTGGCCTCCATGGCGGAGATCGAGGACGTGACGCGCCAGACCACCTCGGCCTCCAAGCAGGCCACGGGTGCCGCCGCCGAGCTCAACCAGCTCGCCGGACGGCTGGCGGAACTCATCAAGCGCTTCAAGGCTGACTGACGACACAGGAGCGGGAGGAGTCCACCCGGGCCGGTTGAACGCCGCCCGGGTGCCCCACACGCATGGATACCGAGTCCCTCAAGAGATCCCTCCTGCAGAAGTTCCAGGAAGTCAGCGCGGATCGGCTGCAGAAGATCCAGCTGGGCGTGCTCGACCTGGAGAAGCCCACCGCGGATCAGGCGGCGGACGAGGTCGCGCGCGAGCTGCACACGATGAAGGGCGAGGCGCGCATGCTCGGCCTGGCCGCCATCGGTCAGCTCGCGCACGCGGCCGAGGACGTGCTGCGCGCCGAGCGCGAAGGAAAGGCCGCCACCGAGGTGGCGACGGACCTGCTGCTGCGCGCATGTGACACCATCGCGGACCTGCTGGAGGACCACGAGGGTGCCCAGGTGGGCACCCTGGCCTCCCAGGAGATGTGCGAGGCGCTCTCCGCGGCGTCCGGCCATCCCATTCCCCCCATCGGCGGCGTCAAGGCGCCCTCGTCCACGAGCGTCCCGGCCGTGCGCCCCGCTCACGCCGAGACCGTGCTGGAGGTCATGGCCGAGGCCGTGGAGCCCGCCTACGCGCCTCCTCCCGCGCCCGTCGCCGCCGCGCCCGCCGCCGCTGCCGCGCCCCGGGCCGCCAAGGCCGAGCACGAGGAGCCGCACCACAACAAGCTGGCCGATCGCAGCATCCGCGTGAACGTCGAGGTGCTCGACTCGCTCGGCCTGCTCGCGGGAGATCTGCTGGTGGAGAGCGCGCGTGGCCGCCTGCGCGCCTCGCAGATCGAATCGTTGCTCCAGCGCTTCTCGCGCCTGGGCGACCGCTTCCTGCGGCTCACCGAGCAGCTCGAGGTGCCCAACACGCTGCGCAACGACGTGGAGCGCATCGAGGGTGATCTGCACATGCTGCGCGATGACGCGTTCCGCTTCGTGCGCAGCAACGGCGATGGCATCGAGACGCTGCACGGCAACCTGGCCATGATGGCGGACCACGTGGCCGAGGCCCGGCTGGTGCCCCTGTCCACCGTCTTCGACGCCTTCCCGCGCGCCGTGCGCGACCTGTCCCGCTCCCAGGCCAAGGAGGTGGATCTCGTCATCGAGAACGCCGACCTGGGCGTGGACCGCTCGATGCTGGCCGACGTGCGCGACGCGCTCGTGCACCTGTTGCGCAACGGCGTGGACCACGGCCTGGAGACGCCCGACGAGCGCCGCATGCTCGGCAAGCCCGCCGCGGGACGCCTGCGCATCCGCGTACGCGCCGATGGCGACATGCTCAGCATCGAGGTGGACGACGACGGCCGCGGCATGGATCCGCAGAAGCTGCGCGCGGTGGCCGTGCGCAAGCACCTGCTCACGGAGAACCAGGCCGCCTCGCTCTCCGAGCGCGAGGCCATCGAGCTCATCTTCCGCCCCGGCTTCTCCACCCGCGAGGAAGTCACCGACATCTCTGGCCGCGGCGTGGGCATGGACGTGGTGAAGAAGAAGGTGGAGTCGCTGGGCGGCTCGGTGGGCATCTCCAGCCGCCTGGGCCGTGGCTCCACCTTCACCCTGCGTCTGCCGCAGTCGCTCGCGCTCATGAAGGTGCTGCTGGTGCGCCTGGGCGACGACGTCTACGGGATTCCCGCCGCCGACGTGGTGGCGGTGATGCGCGTGAAGCCGGATGATCGCATGGAGGTGTTCGGCACCCTGGCGGTCAAGCACCGCGGCAAGCCCATCGCGCTGGTGGGCCTGGGGCCGCTGCTCGGCGTCAACGGCGGCAACCGCTTCGACAAGCCGCCCGCCGTGGTGGTGCGTCACGGCGATGATCATGCCGCCCTGGTGGTGGATGGCTTCGTGGACGAGCGCGAGGTGGCGGTGAAGCCCTGCGGCGGCGAGTTCCTCAAGGGCGCCGCCTTCATCGCCGGCACCGCCGCGCTGGAGGACGGCCGCATCGCCGTGCTGCTGCACGTGCCGGACATCATGACCGAGGTGCGCCGCATGGCGCGCCCCGTCACCCAGGGCACCACCGCCAAGCGGCTCAAGGTGCTGCTGGTGGACGACTCGCCCATCGCGCGTGCCACCGAGTCCGCGCTCGTCAAGGCGCTCGGCCACACCGTGGACGAGGCCCAGGACGGCGAGGAGGGCTACCTGCGCGCCCAGTCCCAGACGTACGATCTCATCCTCACCGACGTGCAGATGCCCCGCCTGGATGGCTTCTCGTTCACCCGTAGGCTCAAGTCCACCGCGGGGCTGGCGCGCACGCCGGTCATCGTCCTGTCCTCGCTCGCATCCCCCGAGGACAGACGGCGCGGGGCCGAGGCGGGCGCGGATGCATACCTCGTCAAGGGCGAGCTGGGCGTGGAAAGCCTCGCCCAGACCATCGATCGGCTCACCTGAGAGAAGGCAAGGGAATCACTTGGACGTCGGTGCGTCCGCATACCGGGTGTTGCTCGTGGGCGAGGTGTTCCGGGGCGCCTCGCGAGGATTGTTCGATGGGAGCGTGCTCGCCCCGTCGGGCAACGTCTGTGGTTTTGCCGAGGCGCTCGAGGGCGTGCAGCGGCTGCACCCGGACGTGGTCGTGGTGGATCTGGCCGCGCCGGAGTCGCTCCAGGCCATCGCCCGCGTCATGGTGGAGCGGCCCGTGCCCGTGCTCGCGCTGCACCCGGGGGTGCTCTCGGACGCCGAGGCCTTCCAGGCGCTCGCCTCGGGGGCCGTGGAGGTGGTGTCCCGGCCGGCCGAGCCCGGCGCCGAGTTCTGGCACACGGTGAGCCGCAAGTTGATGCTGCTCGCCGAGGTGCGCGTGTCACGCCCCGTGCAGGGCCAGTCCAAGCCCGTGCGCCCCGCGCCCTCCGAGGCGCCGTACCCCCTGGTGGCCATCGCCTCGTCGCTCGGCGGGCCCAAGGCGCTCTCCGTGCTGCTCAAGACCCTGCCGCAGGACTTTCCCGCCCCCGTGTGCATCTGCCAGCACATCAGCGAGGGCTTCACCGAGGGGCTCGCGCAGTGGCTGGGCGCCAGCTCGTCGTTGCGCGTGGTGGAGGCCTCCGAAGGAGACGCCATGGTGCCCGGCTCCGTCTATATCGCCCCCTCGGGCTCGCACCTGCTGGTGCGCTCGGGGGGCCTGCTGTCGCTGGACCCGGGGCCGCCGGTGCGCGGCTTCCGGCCCTCGTGTGACGTGCTGCTCACGTCGGCGGCGGAGAGCTTCGGCACGCGCGTGCTGGGCGTCATCCTCACCGGCATGGGCCGCGACGGTGCCCGGGGGCTCAAGGAGATCCGCGAGCGCGGCGGCCGCACCATCGCCCAGGACAAGGCGACGTGCGCCGTGTACGGGATGCCCAAGGAAGCCGTGCGACTGGGCGCCGCCGAGGAAGTCCTTCCACTCGATCGCATCGGACCAACCCTCACCCAGTGGGTGCGCACATGCTGACAGTGACCTCCCGGGCCCTGCAGCAACTGGCTTCCCTGTTGCTCGAGCGCGCGGGGCTGAAGATCACCCCGGACGGCTACCACAGCCTGCGCCTGGCGCTGTCCACGCGCATGCCCCTGTCGGGGCTCGAGGACTCCGAGGAGTACGTCAATCGCCTGCGCACCCAGGAGGACGAGCTGCGCAAGCTCCTGCCGCTCGTCACCGTGGGCCACACGGAGTTCTTCCGCGATCCCAAGCAGTTCAGCGCGCTGGAGAACCGCATCCTCCCCGAGGCCCTGGCGCGCGCGCGGCGCGAGACGCGCCGGGTGTCCATCTGGTCCGCGGGCTGCGCCACCGGTGAGGAGCCCTACAGCGTGGCCATGGTGCTCGCCGAGCTGGGTGCATTGCCCATCGAGGTGGATCTGTGGGCCACGGATCTCAACCTCGCCGCCGTGGAGGCCGCCAAGCAGGGCCGCTTCGCCTCGAGGCGCGTGGCCAGCATCCCCACCGATCGCCGCACGCGCTTCTTCCGGCAGGTGCCCGGAGGCCATGAGATCGTCTCTTCGCTCAAGGACTACGTGCGCTTCGACGGGCAGAACCTCGCCGTCCCCATCTTCGAGAAGGTCAAGCCCGAGTCGCTGGATCTCATCCTCTGCCGCAACGTCATCATCTACTTCGACCTGCCCACCATCCGCGCGCTGATGGACCGCTTCCTCGCGGCGCTGCGGCCCGGGGCGCTCCTGCTGCTGGGCTACTCGGAGAGCCTCTTCAAGGTCTACGACCGCTTCGAGATGGTGGAGATGGAGGGCTCGTTCATCTACCGCCGGCCCGTCAAGCCCCTGGAGCCGCGCGCTCCCGGCGTGGGCCCCAAGCCCATGCCCCTGGGGGCGCTGCCTCCCGCGACGCCGCCCCGGCCCCAGGTGTCCACCCCTCCCAAGCCCCGGCCGACCATCCGCACGTCCTCGGTGCTTCCGTCCACCGAGGCCCTGCAGCAGACGTTGGACGCCTCGGACATGAAGACGCCCACGCGCCGCACGCCCGCGCTCACCGCCGAGTTCATGGAGGCCGCGCGCACGCGCCCCACCAGCGAGATGCCCGCCTGGAGCCTGATGCTCTCACCCGGCGAGCGGCTCAACGCGGCCGTGCGGATGATCGAGCGCGGGGACTTCGTGTCCGCGGTGGCCACCGTGGAGCAGCTCCTGGTGGATGAGCCCAACCACCTGGATGCGCTGCTCACCATCGGCAACCTCTACTCGCTCACGGGGCGGATCGCCGACGCGCGCGAGGCCTTCAACCAGGCGCTCCACCGCGAGCCGTTGTGCGTGGAGGCGCGGGTGTTCGGCGGGCTCGCGGCGCTCCAGGCCGGGGAGCTGCCCGAGGCTCGTGCCGAGCTCGGCAAGGCGCTCTTCCTGGAGCCCTCGCTCGCCATCGGCCACTACCTCATGGCGCAGGTGCACGAGCGCTTGAGCGATCACGAGGCGGCGCGGCGCAGCTACCGCAACGCCATCTCGCAACTGCGCTTCCCCCAGCGGCCGCTGGCCGGCCACTACCCGGAGCTGCCGGACTCGGCCGAGGCCATCTCCCGCGCGGCCCGCTACGCGCTCGCCGCGCTGGAGGAGGGGCCCCCGCGCTAGGGGCGCCTCGTCACGCGAGGCCCTTGTTCACGTCGTCGGTGCTCTTGGACGCATCCAGCACGCTGGCGAACTTGTCCTGGATGTAGGACTTGGCCTTGCTGCGCAGCAGCATGCCCGGGTCCGTGCCCTCGCCCTGGATGACGCCGTCGGTGATGGTGAAGTTGGCGTCCAGGCTGATGCCCATCACCTTGCCGGTCA
Above is a window of Cystobacter fuscus DNA encoding:
- a CDS encoding chemotaxis protein CheB; the encoded protein is MDVGASAYRVLLVGEVFRGASRGLFDGSVLAPSGNVCGFAEALEGVQRLHPDVVVVDLAAPESLQAIARVMVERPVPVLALHPGVLSDAEAFQALASGAVEVVSRPAEPGAEFWHTVSRKLMLLAEVRVSRPVQGQSKPVRPAPSEAPYPLVAIASSLGGPKALSVLLKTLPQDFPAPVCICQHISEGFTEGLAQWLGASSSLRVVEASEGDAMVPGSVYIAPSGSHLLVRSGGLLSLDPGPPVRGFRPSCDVLLTSAAESFGTRVLGVILTGMGRDGARGLKEIRERGGRTIAQDKATCAVYGMPKEAVRLGAAEEVLPLDRIGPTLTQWVRTC
- a CDS encoding chemotaxis protein CheW produces the protein MAPDRAIAAQARPEQEFFCFRVADLRLAVPSENVLEVIRTGLLTPLPRTPSFLLGVTGHRGEVMPVMDLLRFLGKGEARVGPRTRLFIGTSGNYRVGVVADAVLGLRRIPVADILPPPLGGDAAAEHLIGVAEGLVPNETVALLHFTKLLQSARQRAVLR
- a CDS encoding methyl-accepting chemotaxis protein; this encodes MSLADSKNDFSATDGAARSKKAGSLKPITDTVIAVLAGNLEARVHKNALDEDAADLANLFNQLLERFAVSEHRKQVAAQEIDQAVDALISLGRDGDLARWNTTTEDAQLAPLLEGFGKVIETLRTFVREINEAALRLSSSSNQVLSASTQHETSSTEQAAAIHETTATMEELKHASAQIAENAGSVARVAEETLGAARAGRGAIGEFIQAMQQIRSDGVAVADSITKLSKRVERIGTVVEVIDEIADRSDLLALNAALEGSRAGEAGKGFSIVAAEMRRLAENVMESTKEIKNLITEIREATAAAGTAAEASKEATESGEKLGAVAAQAVEGILAGVQETSDAARVINLATQQQRTATEQVVASMAEIEDVTRQTTSASKQATGAAAELNQLAGRLAELIKRFKAD
- a CDS encoding CheR family methyltransferase, with translation MLTVTSRALQQLASLLLERAGLKITPDGYHSLRLALSTRMPLSGLEDSEEYVNRLRTQEDELRKLLPLVTVGHTEFFRDPKQFSALENRILPEALARARRETRRVSIWSAGCATGEEPYSVAMVLAELGALPIEVDLWATDLNLAAVEAAKQGRFASRRVASIPTDRRTRFFRQVPGGHEIVSSLKDYVRFDGQNLAVPIFEKVKPESLDLILCRNVIIYFDLPTIRALMDRFLAALRPGALLLLGYSESLFKVYDRFEMVEMEGSFIYRRPVKPLEPRAPGVGPKPMPLGALPPATPPRPQVSTPPKPRPTIRTSSVLPSTEALQQTLDASDMKTPTRRTPALTAEFMEAARTRPTSEMPAWSLMLSPGERLNAAVRMIERGDFVSAVATVEQLLVDEPNHLDALLTIGNLYSLTGRIADAREAFNQALHREPLCVEARVFGGLAALQAGELPEARAELGKALFLEPSLAIGHYLMAQVHERLSDHEAARRSYRNAISQLRFPQRPLAGHYPELPDSAEAISRAARYALAALEEGPPR
- a CDS encoding hybrid sensor histidine kinase/response regulator, producing the protein MDTESLKRSLLQKFQEVSADRLQKIQLGVLDLEKPTADQAADEVARELHTMKGEARMLGLAAIGQLAHAAEDVLRAEREGKAATEVATDLLLRACDTIADLLEDHEGAQVGTLASQEMCEALSAASGHPIPPIGGVKAPSSTSVPAVRPAHAETVLEVMAEAVEPAYAPPPAPVAAAPAAAAAPRAAKAEHEEPHHNKLADRSIRVNVEVLDSLGLLAGDLLVESARGRLRASQIESLLQRFSRLGDRFLRLTEQLEVPNTLRNDVERIEGDLHMLRDDAFRFVRSNGDGIETLHGNLAMMADHVAEARLVPLSTVFDAFPRAVRDLSRSQAKEVDLVIENADLGVDRSMLADVRDALVHLLRNGVDHGLETPDERRMLGKPAAGRLRIRVRADGDMLSIEVDDDGRGMDPQKLRAVAVRKHLLTENQAASLSEREAIELIFRPGFSTREEVTDISGRGVGMDVVKKKVESLGGSVGISSRLGRGSTFTLRLPQSLALMKVLLVRLGDDVYGIPAADVVAVMRVKPDDRMEVFGTLAVKHRGKPIALVGLGPLLGVNGGNRFDKPPAVVVRHGDDHAALVVDGFVDEREVAVKPCGGEFLKGAAFIAGTAALEDGRIAVLLHVPDIMTEVRRMARPVTQGTTAKRLKVLLVDDSPIARATESALVKALGHTVDEAQDGEEGYLRAQSQTYDLILTDVQMPRLDGFSFTRRLKSTAGLARTPVIVLSSLASPEDRRRGAEAGADAYLVKGELGVESLAQTIDRLT
- a CDS encoding polyhydroxyalkanoic acid system family protein; its protein translation is MGTMKFEIPHTLNKDDARKRVEQLLQYWKSKYGVQSNWSGDGAKVTGKVMGISLDANFTITDGVIQGEGTDPGMLLRSKAKSYIQDKFASVLDASKSTDDVNKGLA
- a CDS encoding Frizzy aggregation protein FrzB, with protein sequence MISEVFAPSEEEVDILFFEVGDIVYGTDASQVLRIERSLAEDLCLPELGPLKRGHRALVFDAPEGEGHLKVDAIRGVRPVPIHHLRRLPPVVGAAPYAVGVFLDDARPVMLIDLLETLMFKEGTEGNVAR